The genomic stretch aatataactaaaacaaaatttatgccaatcTCTTTGAATCCTCAATCGGACTATGTCTTAGGAAATCTGATCTTACATAAGTGTTGAAATCATAGTAACAGTACCTGTATTTGCgaagcaatcgaaaaaataaactcgtataaatatcttggcgttattttagatttccgtttgaaatggtcagagcgtattgaatatctcaaacaaaagacgcgaaagtatatctttgcctttaagaactttagggatattcttgctgttcaagaaatgaaaatggtatattatgcatacgtgcaatctctttttttatttgggataatttcttggggggcagcttataaatcaaatcttgatctctgtttacggttcagaaatcaattttgaaagtagcttttaaaaaatgtcatagtttttcaacatccattttatttcaagaaactaaaatgttaacaataagacaactttttataaaatctcttttaatacacatgtataaaaatttagatgatttatttgaaagaactcaacacacccataacacacgttattctagatcaacatgaattctaccactgcaattaactaaatcttattcaaacaccaactcatactatttagctcacgtgctttttataaatatgagaaaacagtttccaaattttagttttttcagcgaaatttctacaattatttttaaaaggaaagttaaccagtggttattatcattgtctattgaggaggctaaggcagtgttgtctacgaattacgggcggacagtttgacatgtaaacagccaccactcctatcccatcatcactcattatcactaccccattataatctgcggtgaccctgcttatttaccattgttgctaatatgtcaatgtttttaaaattaataatattcaatgctttaaaacaggtacaaatcaaaattacacggttttttccttttaatatattcattccatATTCACGTATATATGTGTatgcatgtatatgtatgtgtgtgtatgtatgtatgtggtatataatattgtattattttgtattatattttatattcatttttttttatttatatccagtccgttatttcttcaggcgtgagcaactcgagtctgcgcacaggcattatagcccatgcaggctcatttcccgaggacaatgttttatacatgatgttatttttatgatgtttattctatgatgattatttcttatgatgTTTATTCTTTGTTCACATTTCAAACATTACAAGATTCAAAATCTCAAAAGTTACCCAAACATAtgcacattttatattttagttacatcaatttttaatttgatacccACTTTTTGTAATCAGTTGAAATTtcgtatacaattttaaaacctaaaagcttaattataacaaaaataacaatattttacacctttttttaaaacaagttgtaaacaagttttattacaagtttcCAAAATGGTGACTTCCTATAATATTTAAGCGTTAATAtcttaagaaaacaaataattatacagttaCCTTTATGACATCTTATTTAGGCAATTTCATTACAAGTGCAATACCAAaagtatataaagtttttaagtgGGTAAGATAAGACATAAGTGAgacaatttaatgttaaaagcCAAGTCGTAAACTATATCAACTggcattatgtttatttatttatatacggaaaACTCCATTTTACAGATAAGTACAAAACTAAGGCTGACACACAAAAAAGTGATCATAATCCAAGACAACATCAacgtttaaaactaatacaatattatggcAGCAGAACACAAAACTATGTTGACCTGAATACCAGTCCTTGCAACATTAAGATCTGCCACAATACACCATCTCAGTACATGATCAAAGACAGAGAGTCCACGCATCGACAagacaatatcaataacaatataatagtaatagtaatattgaaaaaaatacaacaataataataatattaaagaaaacaacaataataatatcaaaaacaacaacgatatagcaaataattaacaagaataaatgcTAATGTAAATGCAATAACGATAAATAGCAAATTAGCAACAATTAATACTAGTATGAATACAAACGTttgctagtatataataaaagaataataacaataataaaacaataacaaaaaaaaacaaacattcaccggGGAACCTGACTCTGGAAGAATCCTCTGATCGCAGATTGGCTGTCATCAAAGAAGTCGAACTGGCGACACAGCTGGTTGCCCAGTCGATGTAAACGTGGAAGAGGACCGTGCATGATGTAGTTGGTGGGGCGCGACCGACCAAAAAAACAGGTTGCATGAGCGGGTCAATCTTGAAGCACGTAGATCAATGCGACAGAGTAGGCCAGAACAATCGACCGTGCCACGAAGAACTCCCCATAGGAAAAGAGCATCAGCTTGTTGCCTTCTAGTAGACAGAGGGAGAAGTTCAAGAGAGGCCTCAACTAGATCAATGGGTACATCAAAATAGTTATGACCCAGCCTAACACCGACAGCTCGGACGAAGCGTCGCTGGATCCTGTCTAGACGTTCAATGTGATTGTGTTGATAAGGGAACCAGACAACAGAAAAGTATTCAAGTATACTCCTTACCAAGGACTTATATAGGATATTCAACGCCACAATGCCAAGACCACTCCTTGAAGCTCTTAGTATGAAGTTGAGCATTCGTAGGGCTTTGCCGCAGATGAAGTCAATATGCTTATCAGGGCTAAGATCTGCAGAGAAGACGACACCCAGATCACGGACAATTGTACTGCGAGATAGAACAGTTCCATTGAGCACGTAGTCAGATACCACAAGAGGTTGGGCAGAGCGAGTGAAAGAAACCAGTGAACATTTGGCGGCATTTATGCTCATAGCGTTAGTGATGCACCAGTTCTCAATTAAGCATAGGTTCATCTGCAGTGTCTCAGTGTTAGAAGGGTCCCTAATAGCACGGAAGACCTTGACATCATCCGCAAACATTAGGCAGTCAACATTTAATGACTTGACCAAGTCATTAATATAGAGATTGAAGCTATGTTACAGCATTGCTTGTGAGTCAATAACAATAAGCTGTTTTAATTTGAGCTGCTCTTATCATATAAACAGTTAGGGTTATTATTAagcttttgaaagttttaatactattttgaTTTGTGTCTGCTCAAGAATAGTTCCTGAAAATGCCAGTACAGAGATCTGTGACACCCGGTAAAGTAACATGtgcatatttattttcaaatagaaaaaaaaatccgttattctgaattaaattattagagaaagttcttttcttttataattgTTAGCTATAGGCTAGTAAGCTTCGGGAAATCCCATGCCTCCTCATAGAGAAGTCCGTAGTGAAAATCATTATGATATCAAAGACGTCTGAAATCAATCTGAATATTCTTAGTTCCCCGCCTTTGTCCCTCGCATCCTTGCTTCCCGCTTTGCCGCCAAATCTGTCAGGACGATGATTGTGTCACAAGGTTGTGTGAGTGAAGAGTAATTAGTGTacgttttgtatatttttattattgaaacaaggCGCATTTTGTtagttatattaacatttaatctctgtcataaacttttattaatttgtgaTAGCACTAAGTCTTAACATAACCAAAGACTTCTCCAGTTTTAAAgcttaattttaattcaacagTTGGTGGTAAGTAGCTCATAAAGGCAAGAgccaaatacaaatttaatttctctgaaattaatttatgtaaaatccAAATGTTGTGTTTAGTCagtttttcagtataaaatatcCTAGGCTAACCTATCTGGTAATGAATAATCATTGAAATTATAGTCCTTTAGGCCTATTTTTTctgatttcaaatatttatttacataatttgtcACAGCCGCCTTAGAAGCACCATGCTTTGGCAAAGACTCGTCAATTATTACACATTGACAGTTTAATTTTCAGGATTATATGGACAGTcatcgggtagggtacgataaacggacccggttttttatatcgaaattggcaaacgatattacttaatcataaaaattgatataatcaatcgatactaataaattatttttaacggtcagttaaataatttatatcaatagctgt from Homalodisca vitripennis isolate AUS2020 chromosome 2, UT_GWSS_2.1, whole genome shotgun sequence encodes the following:
- the LOC124355781 gene encoding uncharacterized protein LOC124355781, whose product is MFADDVKVFRAIRDPSNTETLQMNLCLIENWCITNAMSINAAKCSLVSFTRSAQPLVVSDYVLNGTVLSRSTIVRDLGVVFSADLSPDKHIDFICGKALRMLNFILRASRSGLGIVALNILYKSLLRPLLNFSLCLLEGNKLMLFSYGEFFVARSIVLAYSVALIYVLQD